The window AACATGGTCGAGATTCCCATGTACAACAactaaaattcatttaaaatgtTTAAAAGTTGTCGACATGACAAGAATAACGATTTATTTGTCTATTACCGTTAccctttaattattaataatatatttttcacgcCATTCTTGTATTGCCTTCATTTTAGAAAAACTACATATATGTgaagttttaaaagatttttgaaaaatcggATATTTTATTCCAAAGCGAAGAATCCAGAGTAAGAATTGAAAAATcgtcaattataattttatgttcGAGTTTCTTGTATACAACAATTAAAATTCAAtagataaaatttgaatatggTCAGCTCTACGAGAATAACGATTTATTTGTCTCATACTCATTAATCAACAAGAATATATTTTCACACCATTTTTGCATTGTCTTCATTTTAGAAAACGTTCCAAACTTTAAACGTTCAaaagttttttgaaaaaaaaccgGGATTTTACAAAAATGTAAAGATAAGATATTGAGGTGCTGAATGGATGCAAGCGTTCGTCAATATAGAAATAAGATATCAATGTGCAAAGTTGATGCGAGCGTTCATCAATATAGATAAGATATTGATGTGTAGAGTTGATGCGAGCGTTGGCCTCGCCAACGCTCGCCTCAACTTGAAGATCTGGCATAGAGAAGATCAGCTCAAGTCTAACCGGTTCCACGGCAGAGATGAGATCAGCTCGGTTCCAAGGCAGAGATGAGATTGGCTCAATTCTCACTTGTTCTGAAAACCAAATATACTGCCAGGTAAAAAACTACTGGTCTAAACTGAAAGGGGTCGGCATCCCTCACATGCAGCTTCTGAGATTAATGGAAGTCGCTGATAGTTAAGCATTTTGCTGGTATTACCTCTAGGGCAGAGAGAAATGATGGGAGTGTAGAATACGGGATTGTTAAGTAGATATGACACTAGTCTAGAGCCTATAAGTAAACACTGACTCGAGGTTATTCTTAAGGGCCTCTGCTGGCACTTCACCGACTTAACTTGGAATTTGCAGTCAAAGGTAAAAACATAACAAGCCTGGGGGTAGGCCGCAGGGGTTTGATCAAAGTGCACACAGGGCTGGAATTCATCGTGCAAGGTTAAAACAGAGAAATATAGCAAGCTTGAGGGGCAGGCCACAGAGGTTTGATCAAAATTGCGCACATAGCAAGCTTGAGGGGCAGGCCACAGAGGTTTGATCAAAATTGCGCACAGTATATCAAATGATAGCTAAAGAATAGAGCTTGTGCAATCTATTTAACACCTCTTCACCCAATCCCAATATAGCAGGTATGTTGTTATTAGTCGGAACAGAAGTTGACTGTGATCAAGCCAAGTAATTATAAGACCAAGAAAATTAACAAGAAGACACTATAAACACAGATATTAAGAGAAACAGATTTTTATTCAACTTATGTAACTTTAATTTTCAAGGAGCAGCTTTATAATTCTCAACACCAAGACCATACAACACCCCAGCATACTTCTCAGGTGAGCCACTAAAAAAGCTTTCTTTCAACTTCATGAAGGCACGAGAAGTGAGCAAACTATCCGAACCAGCTTGGTGACAGATTCCAATTCTCTCAACTTCCAAAAGCTCAGCAAGCTTGTTCAGACCACCATGGAGACTGTTGCAGAACCTCATGAGATGCTTGATATCATAGAACACCGGGAAATACATTTTCAGCAAATCAAAGAAGCCCGCTTGTGTATCAGGCAGCTTCTGGCAAGTCAGCATCTTCAGCAAGTAACCAAAATCATAACCACTGTGAAAGGTCACCCATTGAACATTATCATTCAGAACAATCCCTGACGACATCAACAGCTCACCAAACTTACCAACATCAATACCCTGCTCGCTGTTTCTCTGAAAATCAATACCACACTGAGTCAGAAGCTCAATTGAGTCATTAGCATAGGCATCTTTCTCCAAATCAAACTCACGGAAGTTGAACTGCCAGATACATCCCTTGTCAGTCCCACAAGTCGGCAAATTCCCTTTGTCATCAGAAAAGGTAAGACCTAGCTGAATCAACTTCAACATATCAACATTAGCCTTCAAAGTGTGGAAATTGTATTCTGTCGAGCTCTTGAAAGTCATAATCGGCCTGATAACAATGCCAGGGAACTCTGTATCCATAGCCACGAAAGGATAGTCATCAACAATTTCAGAAATTAATGCAAACTCTTGTTCAAGATTGTCACTCCATACTTCCCTTATCTGAATCGAATCATCTGTCGACAGCATCGCCATTATTCGAACCAACAGAGATATCAGAACACCAAATCTCCACCACAAAACCGAATTTGGCAACATACAACACAACTTTAACCACTAATCTGCAAGCCAAACAAATCATACCAAACAAATTAAACCCCCAAtctcaaaaatccaaatcaaaaCAGACCTAAATTCAcaacacaaacaaaaaacaTCAAACAGAAATGAAATTCACAAGATCTTACCTTAAACGAGTACTTTTGTTCTGTTCCGAGAGACGCTAGCTCCGATTTGCAAGagttatacttttatttatgaactgatttatttggatttaattatttatttgtgaGTGAATGATGAGAAGGGAGAGAAAGGTGAAATTGATTTGGGGAAATGAGTAAAGGCGGTCAGGTTATTACAGGACATAAAGAAATGAAAGATGCTGTTTGGTCTGAAGAGAGCGATTGAACGAACCCTAACTCCACATTGTAACGCACTTGCGAAGTGAGGGGCTAGGCTATCTTATGTTATGTTTGTACGAGGAGGAAGATATAGAGAAGCGGATTACAAAGTGGTGTCTAGAATGCCCCACAGATGCTTGCACCCATCATGTGCCTGTGTAGATACAGATTATTGTATGTGATTTCATGTGTGATATCTCTGCAATATCAGAAAATTATTGTCAGTATTATAGATTAAAGGGTGAAATTTGTAtctaaatttcagatttttatgatttgtttgttgtGTAAATGTTAAATAGGAGTTGGatatgtttattttaaattttgttacgCGGGAATTTAAAATTACCGTTAATATAGATAAAATGGTAGGTGGATATgtttatttaaaatcatttttacgaGATTTGAAATTATCGCGTTAATACATacgttagaaaaaaaaaaagtataatatattgatattaatttaGAAGAATGATCGTCATCTGTCTGCTCTGCGCTATCATAGcaatattgttattattattggaTTAAACGGTGAAATATTACCTAAATTCTAAagtttgtaaatataaaatggCAGTTGGATATATTTAGTTCAAATCTTACTTCGAAGGAATTTTATAAATTGCCTTAATGCAGATAAAATAACAGCTGaatatgtttattttaaatcttatttCGCGGGATCTTTTAAATTAACGTTAATATAAATGACCAAAAAAGCTGgtataatatattgatattactCGTGGAGGATGATAGTCGTCTATATCTAAAATAGAgtatataataacaataaattttatCCATTTTGAATTGATCTCTTCACATAATGTCTTCAAAACACTTAGAGTTGTACGGCAATACGAACTCTGATGTTGCTATAAGATTAAATGGTGAAATTAGTAcataaattcaagaatttatgATTTTGCAAAATAGCAattgaatatatgtgtgtgtgtggaaaTTAGcttattatttgtaattatttttcaatttctaTCAACACAGTTAAAAGAGAAGAAACAACCGTTTTAACTCAATTTAatcaatttcaaaaatttttgTCATTTATATGCCGTAACAAGTAGTTAATCTTATCTTTTTAACGTCATCAAAATCCAGTTACCCGTCATTCTTATACCCTCAGGTCCAATTAACGAACGTCGAACGTACACGTAAAGCATGACACGCAAGGGAAAAGTTAAAACCCTTGATATTTTCttgctatttttttaatttttcaaattatttgttcacaataatttattaaaaataaatattttataataaaataatcatcaaacATGTGATCCCATCGATATAGcatcatttatttataaataaaaaataatgacagAGACAGTTGAAATTTACGAAATAAAATCTTGTATATAAAAGATATAAATGGAGTAtgtgattttgaattttgtgtAACGTTTATCCACATTTTCTTTTATGTACTTATcaatatactatttttatacatttctcatattcattatattaacttatcatttttatataatttcatatgtgTTATATCTATCTTTTACATCAACTATCTTCTTTTatatctttttcaatttttatctgTCCTATTCATTTTTCTTTGACTCTATCTTTttcttttatgtatattatcttAGCACACAACTCTATCTTATAATACGAGTCAATCAAATTCTAGTTTATTAATTTtgagaataaaaaatatatatgtaaattatatatatatatatatatatatatatatatatatattaatgatcaatGTTATCTATTTTTAACATTGATATAGCCCTTATCATTTTTCAACAATAACGACACTTTCTCAGATTTCCTCAAATCCGTTGCCATTTTTGATTAATATGTGCACATATACATTCTTTGATCAATAAAACGAATATTtgtgctttcaaaaaaaaaaaaacgaatatttgtcaacaaatataataaacatatatatttgtaaatactAAATACTACTCTCTCtatctcaaattagatgagctcgttgacttcgggcacacattttaaggttcattgaccgcatagctacattatttattttttaaatttttttttgcaaataaaaatttaaatatgaaatttttatttacaaaagaaaaatcaaaaaaaatatatttcagaaCTAGACAATCAATGCACtttaagttacgtgcccaaagtcaactaacTCTATCAATGCACTTTAAGTTACCtgcccaaaatcaactaatttCTAATTTGGGATGGCGGGAGTACGATGCTAATAATAAGTAAAAATAAAGCGATAAGCCATACATGTCAGATTGTCAGCTGGCATCATCAGCCAACGCTTCGTCATTACGGGCAAGTTAGTACTATTGTTTAATAAAAATTGCCTACAAATATTTTAACCAATCAAAGATAAAACCTCATCGTTAGCTCTCGTAGCTCAGTTGGTTAGAGCACCCGTTTAGTAAGCGGGAGGTCTTGAGTTCGACTCTCAACGAGAGCATTTTAGAGTTTTCCCAACCCTATCGGATTCTCACGAGGATTTGCTACCAATAATATCTTGTTTCCAGGTTCTATATCGGAACACCAGCTGCAATGCCGTTATTGTATCCATTTATATTTTGTGCGATTGAGTTATTTGTGCATTATGTTGGTCACACATCTAACTTGAAGTTTGATTTCTACTTCGCTATGCATCaccaaaatttctttttcatcaCTATTTCTCTAACACAGATCCTCTGCATGCAGGACTATGGCGAATAAAGTGAAGTTCTGCATGCATTCTGATTTCCAGGAGCATTCGAAGTCCCATCAAGCCCAGTGTCTTCCATGGAGACAGGACTCTTAGGAAGCTTTTCTCGGCATATTAACTCCGGCAGCTTGATTCTTCCCAATTCAGACTGATTATCGAACTAACAATGAAAATGGTTCAGTGCCATCTTGTAAGCAATTCTAAGCAAAATAGAAATCTTGAAAACTCAGTCACTGGATGCGCAGAGAATTCTATGAGATCACAAAACAATGTCCAGCTTTACTTCCAAAGTACGCTAAGTTCTTATGAATTCATATTTACAACAGCATAAACGACGGTGATTAAAGGTTTGCTTACATTTAAAGTTCAGAGTTTACTATTGACATTTGCCTCACTGGATCATGAATAACAGAAGCAGGCTGTAAATTGTTTTACAGGTTGTTACAGAAGCATCATTGAAACCTGCTTACAGATCATTCAAAACTACCCAATATCTTTTATGAAAGCTATTTGATGTTGTCAATTTGGTTCATCCCAATTGCAGATGAATAATAGTGGGATTCAAGTTCTGTAAGGCTAGCAGCAGCATCGTCTCCAATTCTAGCCAACATGCCATCTGTTTCGTCTGCCAGCTGGTTTAGTTCCTCTGTTCTTTGCTCCACATGATCATTAAGGGTTGAAAACCTTGAAAGGGTGGTTGTCTGTTTTAACTCTGACACCAGCTTAAGCAATGAATCGGCTGACTGAACCTGTTATTCACATATCATAGCTCTTTTGAGTGAAAAGTGGTGAAAATGTGTGTAGAAGCTATGAAGCATGCATACAGAGTGACACAAGTTCCTTCAAGCCATTTTGTTATAAGTGGACAAATAAGACAACTTTGTGCGACACCAGTGTTTGtcaattttctttctttgtttaaaaaatCTTTAGCAACTAGAAGTTTCCAACAAGGGGAACAAGTCTAGCAGGGCTCCTAAAGTGGCAGCTCACGGTAGCCGTCTAACCCTGCTaattcataataacaataaacaGTTAAAggccaatcagaaccacatcaGACCTTCAAAGGCGAGTCAAAACCACAATCAGCCGTACACCAGATATACACATAATTCAGAATTCCATGCAAGAGTTTTACTGAATATAAGGCATAACAATATGTCAACTTATTTCCTTGTCAATCCGCAATAGTTTGATACTGATGGTTCACAAAACATTTCTATGTATGTAAAGATTTGAGATGGCATCCTCGTACCATTCTGGATGCACGCATCTTCATCATCAAAGCCTCATGTGAATTTCTGACAGGTTGATCATTAACCTGCAATGTGCAAAATGCTGTTAGTCTATGTCTCTATGGCATTTGTTCAATCTGATGCAAACTTGAGCCTCTAGATCACATGACAACCTGAACACTTGCAACAATTAAGAGCACAAACGTAAATAAAGAATGATGAGCGTAAGTGTATTGGACTGACAATGCTACACTCACATTAGGATGATTTGACCTATATATAGTCACTTTTAAGATTAACAGTTCATAAATATCATAATCTATACCGTCAGAACTTACCAATAAAAAAGTACTTCCGGATAAGGAAAAGTTAATAATGATGTTTGAGCAAAAAAATTAACCATTTGGTATTTGATTGTGACAAATAAACCATTTAACAAACTCCACTTCTTCCCGAACCGACATTGCTATATGCAAAAGGATAGGGAGAAAGAGAGTACCCTAGCAACATTGACGATGAATTTAAAACTGTCAACAAGAGTTCCGATGTCATTGTCGACTCTCTGCTGCAATGTCTTCTGCTTTTGAGCAGCAGCAAGCGCAGCTGCAGCCGTAGGACCACGACCAATTCCTCCAGCCCCTCCCTTGTTCATGATTGATTCCAAAGCCGAAACGGCTGTTACTTGTACAAGAAAATCAACCACACAATAACCTCGTTATACATAGCATGCTGTAATTTTTTCTGCTAACTAAAATTCTACAGGAACATATGTAAAAACAAAATGTACATATGTAAAAACAACCACAGATCATGAATGAAGTTCTAAAAACTCGACTTTCAACTCAACAGGAGATTTCGAAAATGTGATTATACTTGTCCGACATTATCGTCAAATTATGAAAACCTAAACCCCCAAAGTATTGCTAAAAGTTCACAACTATTTAACTCAAACAGCAAAGACGGATCTGGAAAATTAGGGAATCAAATTAACCTCAGTTTTGTAGAGTTAACTAACTTTTAATTGATGTAGATTATTGTAATTGATATTATTAGCATCCAGCTTGAATTAGATTAACGTATTAAATTATGTTCACAGATAGCGGACTTGTATATAAATAAACCTGTATAGAGTAGAGTGTATAGTTGGATTGCTGAAACTGCAGCAACGCTAGCAGGTTGGGTCTTTATATAAGCAGAGTGACGGGCTTTCACCCCGCTGAAAAGTGAAACCGACCCGATCGGGACAGGATTTGggttttctatttatttttgaacATTTTAGGTTAATTTTATTATGCTTTATGTTTTtctataaattgattatataattttattttatcctttatttgtcatttttatcttaattattaaaatataatattcaattataatattatatcattataaagtTCTCATAAATTCAGATTCGGAATCAGTTCATAATCTTTTACAAAATTGGATATTCGAATCCAATccaatttttaatttctattaaaaaagttaattttattCATAACAACTAATCTATACTTCTATACTATacttactatactattaaagccgaaacattgaaagtttggtcggtcggtatttGGGCCGAGTTATGGGCCTATTCATATAATGAAGTATcctttttagttaaaattattattttttatattttctaactaaaaaaactcaattttctaaaaataatattgttcgACATGGCAATTATCCTTTCTAACTAAAACACGTTATCTTTTTCACAATCCTAACTAAAAATGGTTTTTTCTAAACATAAAACATGGAACACACGTATAAAAAGgacaatattattatatatccacactatattattaaaagtaaaacATTAGTCGATACATGGGTCGAAATACGGCCTATATAtttaaccaattattctttctAATTAATATAGattatcttatttatattttctaactaaaataactcaatcttctaaaataacatatatCAGCATAGTAATTATCTttctaactaaaacacattatcattTTTAGATTTTCAAACTTAAAAAGACAGATCTTCTACGATTAACACGGGCGACACATACATAATAACCGgtgatatttttcaattaaaatacatcaacattatttttaaatactctaatggtctcaatttaaaagtaatattataaatctatactatacttatattattatatcactAAAGCTGAAATAGGAAAAGTTGTTGGTCGGTCGGTCGAGTTTGGCGAGCCTGTTGGTATTCGACCCGAacctctttaatttataacatattataatatattttttattttctattagactaaaatattataaattagatcAGTATGATGGGTCAATATTTGGATTACGCGtctctttaacttataatatattctataaaatattattaattattaataacgaaatattgatcggttgatatatatttgagtttacaaatcttcttaaattataaaatatataaaaaaaatattttaacatacttattaaaatatatatgttcgacgtAATTCTTAATTAGCTATTTGACAGACTTAACTACTAAGAATTAATTcagctgttaaataaaaaatttatttaatcatattattctatcataattttattttcaaaaaaagattagttcaatttaaatatatataataaaataacaaatattataaccgcccgtgcgtgcacgggttataagctagtaaacTAGTTAAAGGATATTGTAACAAATAACATATTAAATAAACCAATAAGTAattctttatataaatattttaattatttattctatttaatagaTGATTTATACGAAAATCAGAAAATTTTCGAGATGAGTAAATGAAggagttattaattttttttacagatATTCAT of the Daucus carota subsp. sativus chromosome 4, DH1 v3.0, whole genome shotgun sequence genome contains:
- the LOC108216089 gene encoding probable CCR4-associated factor 1 homolog 7, with protein sequence MLPNSVLWWRFGVLISLLVRIMAMLSTDDSIQIREVWSDNLEQEFALISEIVDDYPFVAMDTEFPGIVIRPIMTFKSSTEYNFHTLKANVDMLKLIQLGLTFSDDKGNLPTCGTDKGCIWQFNFREFDLEKDAYANDSIELLTQCGIDFQRNSEQGIDVGKFGELLMSSGIVLNDNVQWVTFHSGYDFGYLLKMLTCQKLPDTQAGFFDLLKMYFPVFYDIKHLMRFCNSLHGGLNKLAELLEVERIGICHQAGSDSLLTSRAFMKLKESFFSGSPEKYAGVLYGLGVENYKAAP
- the LOC108218170 gene encoding mediator of RNA polymerase II transcription subunit 22a is translated as MNKGGAGGIGRGPTAAAALAAAQKQKTLQQRVDNDIGTLVDSFKFIVNVARVNDQPVRNSHEALMMKMRASRMVQSADSLLKLVSELKQTTTLSRFSTLNDHVEQRTEELNQLADETDGMLARIGDDAAASLTELESHYYSSAIGMNQIDNIK